Below is a genomic region from Thermodesulfobacteriota bacterium.
TGTTGACATTTTTTTATTTCATGTTTTATGGGCTCTATTTGGTCTATAGAAAATCCAAAACTACAGAGTCCAATGTTGAAAGAAACCGTCTCAGATATGTACTTTTTGGATTTGGATTAGCCGTTTTAGTAGGATCTTTTAGTTTCCTGCCCATGTTCGGGGTTGATATCTACCCTATCGGAAATTTGGCTAATGTTTTCTATCTGAGTATTACGGCCGTTGCAATAGTTAAACATAACTTAATGGATATTAATATTTTTATCAAAAAAGGCATGGCATACTTTTTCTTGGTATTCTTGTTGTCAATCCCCTTGCTTCTAATCGCCAATATTGGCCAAAACTTCTTCTTTGGTTCTATTAACCATTTATTCTCGTTTATTATCTTAGTGTTGTTTATAGTGGCAACCTTTGTTTTCCCTAAATTAAAGCCGGGTGCTGAAAGGACAATCGAACAGATATTATTCAAGGGTAAGTATGACTATAAGAAAACCCTGAACGAATTGGGCAGAGCAATGATTTCCATCCTCGATAAAGATACATTGCTGACAAAGATAATAAATACCACTACAGAAGCCATGGTGGTTGAAAAGGCATCTATACTGCTGCTTGATGAGGAGAAGGGTGGTTATCATATCCAGTCATCGAAAGGTTTAGATGAGGTTAAGAGAGAACGATGTTGTTTAGCAAAAGAGGATCCTCTGATAACGTGGTTACAGGAAAGGGGCGAAATAATTGTAAAGGAGGAGTTGGAAAGAGACTTGGAGAGACTGAATATTCCGGTCGCGGTCACCCTAATAAAAAGATTGAATGATATGGAATCAGAGGTGTGCATCCCACTGATTACGAGACAAAAATTGATCGGTCTTTGTAATATTGGCAAAAAAATGAACAGGGATATCTTCTCCCATGAAGATATCGCTCTGCTCGAAACTCTTGGCAACCAGGCTGCAGTTGCCATTGAGAACGCTCAATTATACGATGGGTTGAAGAAATCTGAGGCTCAAATGCGCCGTGCCGATAGGCTAGCGGCATTGGGTACTTTGACCGCCGGATTGGCACATGAGATAAGAAACCCACTGGTTGCTATTAAAACCTTTACTCAGTTATTACCGGAAAGGTTTGATGATATAGAATTCAGGGATCATTTTCTGAAGGTTACCTCTGGTGAGGTGGACAGGATCTGCTCTTTGGTAAATGAACTCCTGGAGTTTGCCCGGCCGTCAGAACCCAACTTCCACAAGGATGATATCAATGATGTGGCAGAAAAGATAATCCTCCTGGTTGACAATGAAGCAAGGAAGAAAGATATTAAAATAGATAGGAAATATGGCAAAGAGATACCCCCTGTAATGATTGACAAAGAACAGATCAAGCAGGTTCTTTTAAACCTGTTTTTGAACGCTATCGAAGCTACATCTGAAAACGGAATAATTACCTTTGAAACCGCTTTAATAAAACGTGATTCCATAGATTATATCCAGATGAAAATACGTGATACAGGAAAAGGAATACCGAAGGATGATCTTGAGCATATATTTACTCCATTCTTTAGTACCAAACATCAGGGAAGTGGTTTAGGACTATCGATATCTCACAAGATTGTTGAAGAGCATATGGGACATATCGAGGTGGAGAGTACAGTTGGGAATGGGACCACCTTTTGTGTGTATTTGCCGCTAACCCCTTTTAGAAATGATATTTCTGACAGGATAAGCTTTCCTGTTGTTAACAAAACCAGAGAAAAATATGAGAAAGATATTGGTTGTAGATGATTCTCTCAGTGTAAGAGAATCACTTAGAATAATATTCAAAGACAAATTTAGCATTATAACATCAGGTTTTGATGAAAATCCCTTTTCATTGGCTAATACCGAAGATGTAGAGCTTGTGATCATGGGAGTAGTCCATCCACTGGATTCCAGGATAGGCTTTTTACAGAGATTAGTCGAATACAATCAAAATATAGCTGTATTACTGATGATGGAATATCGAACGTCGAAAGAGGTTGTAGATATTTTTGACCATAGAAATTTCGATTTTGTTTTTAAGCCCTTTAGTATTTATGAGGTCAGGAAAAAAGTTCAGAGATTATTAAGCCGAAAGGAATCCATTTCTTCCTTATCCGAAGTTACTCATAAAACCAGAAATATTGTTAAATACCGAAAGATTTATGAGTCACCCCTTTTAGAACAACAGGTGTTAACTATAGTTTCTAAAGCCCTTGGTAATGATGCGCCGGTTTTAATTAAAGGAGAAATGGGATCAGGACAGGAATGGGTAGCAAAGATAATTCACTATAACGGATTAAGGAGTGAAGGGGAGTTCTTCAAACTCAATTGTGTTAATTTATCCGAGGAATCATTTGTAAACACACTGCTTACAATAAAAAAAGAGGCATCCTGTAAAAGTCTTGGCACATTGTATCTGGAAGAGATAGGGGGAGCGGATTTAAGTATTCAGATGGGGTTAATGGAGGTCATTGAAGAACAGAGAATTACTGCAAATGGGAAAAAGGAATTTGATTTAAACCTGAGAGTAATTGCATCTACCGGCAGAGATCTATTAGAAAAGATCAATAATGGAGAATTCAGAGAAGATCTATTTTATCGTTTAAATACAATTCCAATCAGTCTATCCCCCTTGCGGGAAAGGAAGGAAGATATTCCGTCTATTGCAAACTATATCCTGGATGACCTGAGTCAAAGGATGAAATTACAGGATAAGAGATTGTCTACAGGTGCATTAAATTTATTAAAAAACTATTACTGGCCTGGCAACATAAGAGAACTGGAGAGTGTTATAAACCGCAGTGCGATCCTGGCAGATAAAGAGATTATTTCAAACCGGGAACTTTCCTTTGGCATTAACGATAATATAATCAGCAGCCCCTCAGAAGACGAAAAGTCGGAAGCCTATCTGCACCTGCCTGTGAGTGTCCGTACGCAGACAGGTACAACGCACAGGCAGGAATACCCCGCACAGAGATTGTGCGGGGTAGAAAACAGCGAGTTCTCCTTCGAGACCCTTATTACGAGTCTGGCACATGAAGTAAAAAACCCGCTGGTTTCTATAAAAACCTTTGCTCAGCTTTTACCAGAGAGATTTGAAGACGCAGAATTTAGAGGTCAGTTTTATCAAATAGTGGGAGAAAACGTAGAGAAGATAAACAACCTTGTAGAGGAGATTACAGGATATACCAAATTCTCAAAGCCTAAATTTTGTATAATTGATCTTCGAAGCTTAATTAAAGAGGTAGTGGAGAAACACTCATACAATCTGGGTGAACGTAAATCTGCTATTTTAAGAGAATTCGATAAGGGTTTGCCTCCTGTTTTGAGTGATAAAGACCAGCTTCTGTATATCTTTGATAATATCTTTTCAAATATACTGACTACGGTTCCTGAAGGGAAGGTTTTATCAATCACCACAGGGGTGTCAGAGTTTAACCTTGGAGAGGCAAACCATCTGTTGGGATTGGAAGAGATGGGTAATAAGGCAATAGAGATAATTATCCCCTTGTCTCATTCTGTAATGACAACCTTGTCTATATCAACCTACCCCCCTATCCTGGATTTAGAATTATTTTTAGCCCAGAGATTAGTAAATAAAAATCTTGGAATAATGGAGATAATGAATTTTAGTGAAGAGGGAGTAGCAATCAGGATAAAGCTGCCTATTGCCCTTAGTAAAGGATCATGAAATAATGAAAGCTTCCCATAAGGGAATTTGGATAGTTGTGGAGCAAGCATGAAGAGGTTGCTTATAGTAGATGATGAGCTAGGTACCAGGGAATCTCTCAGGATGGTCTTCGACAAGGAGTATGACATT
It encodes:
- a CDS encoding ATP-binding protein, yielding MNLFAQSCLIAAVFNLGLGIFVYLNDRKNPVNKTFFVMTFSMVVWSSEIFGLYFFSDKSFAEQWANVLRTGLIFMPYTAFHWFLTLTKDKNKNRKILLYAGYILGILFSCFNWTPYFVLPGLHKYQWGYYPKTGPLYLPFMLTFFYFMFYGLYLVYRKSKTTESNVERNRLRYVLFGFGLAVLVGSFSFLPMFGVDIYPIGNLANVFYLSITAVAIVKHNLMDINIFIKKGMAYFFLVFLLSIPLLLIANIGQNFFFGSINHLFSFIILVLFIVATFVFPKLKPGAERTIEQILFKGKYDYKKTLNELGRAMISILDKDTLLTKIINTTTEAMVVEKASILLLDEEKGGYHIQSSKGLDEVKRERCCLAKEDPLITWLQERGEIIVKEELERDLERLNIPVAVTLIKRLNDMESEVCIPLITRQKLIGLCNIGKKMNRDIFSHEDIALLETLGNQAAVAIENAQLYDGLKKSEAQMRRADRLAALGTLTAGLAHEIRNPLVAIKTFTQLLPERFDDIEFRDHFLKVTSGEVDRICSLVNELLEFARPSEPNFHKDDINDVAEKIILLVDNEARKKDIKIDRKYGKEIPPVMIDKEQIKQVLLNLFLNAIEATSENGIITFETALIKRDSIDYIQMKIRDTGKGIPKDDLEHIFTPFFSTKHQGSGLGLSISHKIVEEHMGHIEVESTVGNGTTFCVYLPLTPFRNDISDRISFPVVNKTREKYEKDIGCR
- a CDS encoding sigma 54-interacting transcriptional regulator, whose amino-acid sequence is MRKILVVDDSLSVRESLRIIFKDKFSIITSGFDENPFSLANTEDVELVIMGVVHPLDSRIGFLQRLVEYNQNIAVLLMMEYRTSKEVVDIFDHRNFDFVFKPFSIYEVRKKVQRLLSRKESISSLSEVTHKTRNIVKYRKIYESPLLEQQVLTIVSKALGNDAPVLIKGEMGSGQEWVAKIIHYNGLRSEGEFFKLNCVNLSEESFVNTLLTIKKEASCKSLGTLYLEEIGGADLSIQMGLMEVIEEQRITANGKKEFDLNLRVIASTGRDLLEKINNGEFREDLFYRLNTIPISLSPLRERKEDIPSIANYILDDLSQRMKLQDKRLSTGALNLLKNYYWPGNIRELESVINRSAILADKEIISNRELSFGINDNIISSPSEDEKSEAYLHLPVSVRTQTGTTHRQEYPAQRLCGVENSEFSFETLITSLAHEVKNPLVSIKTFAQLLPERFEDAEFRGQFYQIVGENVEKINNLVEEITGYTKFSKPKFCIIDLRSLIKEVVEKHSYNLGERKSAILREFDKGLPPVLSDKDQLLYIFDNIFSNILTTVPEGKVLSITTGVSEFNLGEANHLLGLEEMGNKAIEIIIPLSHSVMTTLSISTYPPILDLELFLAQRLVNKNLGIMEIMNFSEEGVAIRIKLPIALSKGS